The nucleotide sequence AGCTGAATGAAGACGATCACATTCGACACGAAGTAATAATGAAAATTATGTGTGACTTCGAACTGAACTACAAATCAATCGAGGATAAGTTCAAGATTAAGTTTAAGGATTACTTTAAATGGGGCTTGAACAACCTTAAAGAATTTGAAGCTGATGAATTAATCGTAATGAACAATGACGGTTTCAAAGTAAAAGATATGGGACGACTTCTCATCCGTAATATTGCAATGAATTTCGACGGATATATCGAGCGTAAACAAGATACAGCAAAATACTCCAGAACTGTTTAGGATATAATTGCAATGAACCCTGCCTGCCGGCAGGCAGGTTTGATGGATACATTGAACGGAAAGAAGACAAAACTAAATATTCGAGGACGGTTTAACTTAACCACTTGCAAGCAAAATATGCATATTTTTCTATATTTCGCATCCTTATCGGACAATTTTGCATCTCAATTGCAAATTTGTCCATATCTCAGTAATTTCCATTCGTGATTAAAAGACAAATACAAGAAAAACTAATCCAGTTATCAAAACAATTTCCCGTAGTTGCAGTAGTTGGTCCACGACAATCTGGGAAAACTACTTTGGTAAAGATGACTTTTAAAGATAAGGAATTTCAAAATCTTGAGGAGCCGGATACCCGGCTTTTCGCACAGAATGATCCGAGATCGTTTTTATCATCTTCTAAATCAGGATTAATTATAGATGAGGTACAAAGAGTCCCCGATTTATTTTCATATATCCAGTCTATTGTAGATGAAAATAAAGCTCCGGGAAGTTTTATTATTACCGGTTCACATAATTTTTTAATGCAAGAAAAAATTTCCCAAACACTTGCAGGTAGAGTGGCAATACTAACTTTGCTTCCTTTCAGTCTTGAAGAAATTTGGTCAGGAGGCTCAGTAGAAGATTTTTCAAACTACATTTTCAGAGGGTTTTATCCTCCAATCTACGATAGAAAAATTGATCCTTCAGATTGGTATCCTAACTACATACGTACTTACCTGGAAAGAGATGTAAGGTTGATAAAAAATATTCCTGATTTAAACTCTTTTACTTTATTCGTGAAATTGTGTGCGGGCAGAATCGGACAATTGTTAAATCTTTCCTCTCTCGCAGTTGAGGCGGGAATATCCGTAAACACTGCGAAATCCTGGTTATCAGTTCTCGAAGCTAGCTATATTACTTACAGATTGGAACCACACTTTCAGAATTTCAATAAAAGATTAGTTAAAATGCCCAAACTTTATTTTTATGATACAGGACTAGCTTGCTCATTACTTGGATTGGAGAGTAAAAATCAGGTCAGTACACATTACCTGGTAGGAGCTTTATTTGAAAACTTAATTCTTTCAGACTTGATAAAATATAAAATGAATTACGATCTAAACAGT is from Ignavibacteriota bacterium and encodes:
- a CDS encoding ATP-binding protein; protein product: MIKRQIQEKLIQLSKQFPVVAVVGPRQSGKTTLVKMTFKDKEFQNLEEPDTRLFAQNDPRSFLSSSKSGLIIDEVQRVPDLFSYIQSIVDENKAPGSFIITGSHNFLMQEKISQTLAGRVAILTLLPFSLEEIWSGGSVEDFSNYIFRGFYPPIYDRKIDPSDWYPNYIRTYLERDVRLIKNIPDLNSFTLFVKLCAGRIGQLLNLSSLAVEAGISVNTAKSWLSVLEASYITYRLEPHFQNFNKRLVKMPKLYFYDTGLACSLLGLESKNQVSTHYLVGALFENLILSDLIKYKMNYDLNSNFYFWRDKLGREVDCLIESGLDKIILEIKSGKTINEDFFNGLKFYKDLADDMNIFSYLVYGGQKEESRSSGEVLPWYKVTKVLKRR